CTGCCCGGTGCTGAAGCTGTTGCGGCGCAGCATGGTGGCATTGATAAAGCGCTCATAATGGCCCAAATCCAAATCGGTTTCAGCTCCATCATCGGTTACAAACACTTCGCCGTGCTGAAACGGGCTCATGGTGCCGGGATCGACATTGATATAGGGGTCGAGTTTGAGCATGGTAACGCTCAAGCCGCGTGATTCGAGAATGGTGGCAATAGAAGCGGCGGCGATACCTTTACCCAATGAAGATACAACGCCGCCGGTTACGAAAATAAACTTGGTCATGATTTTTACCGCTCGTTTTGAATGCGTGATTTTACATTGAAAGGGAGGAGGGTTTCAATAAGGACAGGCCGTTTGAAAACTCCTGCGCAGCCCCAGCGTGCATTCCAAACCATGCAGAATTTCCGGCCGCAGCAGTCAATCCGCAAGCCGTCCAACATTTTGAAACCGGCAAGAGCGTTTTCAGACGGCCTTAACTGCCCGCGCACCCCGCATCAGTGCAGGAGCTTGAACACACCATAAAGTTTCCAACCACCCGCGCTTGATAAAACACAGGTCGTCTGAACACAGCAGCTTGGGCTGCCTGCCGGGGAAGTGTTCACCTGCCCAGGGACGTGTTCAAAAGAGCAGTTTAAAAGGGGGGGCAAAGGGGAGTGATTGAAAGAGAGTATTCGAAAGTGAGTGTTCAAACGGCCTTTCCGTCCGCCCGCGCTTAAAATAAAAAACCAAGGCCGTCTGAAAACCGTCTGCCAAACTTTCAGACGGCCTGATATTGCCCTCAGGAAAAGGGGGTATTTTGAGCCGCAGCCGTACTGACAGGAATATTGATAACCTGATATTGCCCCAAGAAAAAGGGGCATTTCGACATTCCTCCCCTCAACAAACCCGATTCATTATAAACCGTTACCCGCCTCACTCTTGCATGCCTCACCCTTGCCCTCCTCCAGCCAAACACTCGCCGCCGCATCAGTGCGGTAAGCTCCAGCCTGCTTTCCCAAATCCTGCACCGTCCGCGTATTCCGTGAGTCGAACCATGATTGCGTTTGCCTGCAAACCGTCAATTTTCCTATACGAAACCCTGTCCTGCCTAATAAAACCCTGTCCGGAGCCGACACATTCGGGCGTATGGCCGTTAAGAAACTGATTGACTGTCATGATGGCAAAAGCGGGGTTTTAATTATAATAATTTTATTAATTTATTGATTATTTAAGGATTCGTGAGATGAGAAATATTTATGTGCGTATTGGTAACTCCGACCGTCCGACTTTGTGCGAAGTTGCTACCTATGACAAAGGCAGGCTGGCGGTTCGGAAAACCGGAAAAGATGGAATTTATAGCGAACTTCCGACCAGAACGGCCAAAAGCCTGAAAGATGCTGTTAAGCAGGAGCAGCGTATTTATACGATGATGTTTCAGCTTAAAACACATAGGCCGTATAGGGGTTTTGAGATGGCGTGCAGAACGTACGGAACCAAACCCGACCCCGCCCGTTTCGGCGGCGGTTGGAATCTGCAGCTAATCGAAGCCGGAAAAATCATGCTCACAAAAAACGAACCTGCAAACCCATGCCCGCATGGTTTTGGGTTTGCCGGCCAAATCCATCACGATTTGGCTTTGCCGGCCTGCAAATTAGGCGGCCAATCTTGGATTGAAGCGGGGGGTGTGTCCATGAGTACCCGCTGCTGCCCCGAATGCCGCCAGTACCGCCAAACGTCCGCTTTTTCGGGCGTTTTGGGCTGCGTCTGTGATGTATGCGCCGTAGCGGCGCAAAGCGCGAAGCGCGGCGCGCTTTCTTGTCTTAATAGTAACAACTGCATCGGGAATCATGCTGCAGGCATGAAAGGCAGTAAAAACAAGCAATTGCCAAAATTTCATGAAAGGTTTGAAAGCGAAGCGGCAAAAGAGAGCGCAAAACTGAATGTGTTTTCGACTTCGCACAAAAAATCTGCAACCGCATTGGAGCTGAACGTACACCAAGGATAATTTGCCGGGGGTGGTGCGATTTCTTCTGTTGCCAAGGGTATCGGGCGCGGTCTCGGTACGTTGCCGTCTGAAAACGGCAGCGGTTTGAGTTTATCTGATTTGGGTGTGGAATTGAGAAAATCTGCCTCAGCCGCCGCCGCTTTCTACCTGCCGGAAAACCAAACGGAATACGATAAATCCCGTTACGGTTTCACAATGTCAATAAATAATGCTGAAAATAAACAATACCAAATACGAAAGCGCCCCGCAAAAGCAGGGCACGGCTTGGTTGCCGGTTGGATACGCAAACGGCGTTGATGATTCGATATACTGTCGGTGTGATACAGAAATCGGCAGGCCGTCTGAAAACGCAACCCGTATTATAATAACTGCTTTTATAAGCAAAAGCCGTCTATGACTATTCAGCCGCATCCGCTACCAATACAAACCGTTACCTTGGCCTTCACCGGTGCATCGGGCATGCCTTACGGCATCCGCCTGCTCGAATGCCTGCTGCAAAGCGGTAAAACCGTGTGGTTGCTGTATTCCCAGGCTGCACAGGTGGTGGCACAGCAGGAGTCAGGCCTTTCTCTGCCCTCATCGCCTTCGGTCTGCCAAGCATTTTTATGTGGAAAATACGGCGTTTCGGAGCAGCAATTGCGGGTGTTCGGCAAAGACGAGTGGTTTGCGCCGCCTGCTTCAGGCACCAATCCCGCCGATGCCATGATTATCTGCCCGGCCAGCATGGGTGTGGTGGCGGCGGTGGCACACGGCACTTCCGACCATTTAATCGAACGTGCTGCCGATGTGTGTTTGAAAGAGCGCCGCCCGCTGGTGGTGGTGCCGCGTGAAGCCCCTTTGTCGGCGCTGCATCTCGAAAACCTTTTAACGCTTGCACGTTTGGGGGCGGTGGTTGTGCCGCCTGCCCCGGGTTTTTACCACCATCCGCAATCGGTTGGTGATTTGGTGGATTTTGTGGTGGCGCGTATTCTCGACCAACTGCGTATTCCGCATACCCTGATACCGAAATGGGGAGAAAATAAAATATAGTTATTACAAAAAAATTATCAAAATTATTGCAGTATTTTCACAATGGGTATTGACAATTTCCAACGCTTTGTTTTAAATTGACCGCATGAACACTTCAAACATTCGCTCCTTTGCTTATTTTTATTGGTACCCCACAAACGTGCGGTACTTTTTTGCGCTTGTCTGAAACAGATAAATTTTAAGCAAATGCGAAACAGAGCCGCCAGATTTCTCAGGCGGCTTTTTTGTTGGTTTTAACAAACCCCGCCGCCTGTAAACAGATAAAAAATACTGAACAGGAGCAAAATATGAAAACCGCCGTCGCCTGCACCGCACACACACAATCTGCCGTTTTACACCGCCTCCATTTGGTTGTGGACGGCAACGGTCACCGCAACGATTTATGCGCAGCCCCATTGCCGGAAACCGAGGGTATCCAAGTGAGTGAGGCGCTGCTGCCGCAAATCCGCACCGTTGCCGCGCTGATTGCCGCCATGCGTTATGATTTTGACAGCCGCAGCCCTGCTGTGTTTACCGAAGAAGCCGATTGGTTTGCCGCCCGAATCCTTGTTTTGGGGGTGCGCCGTTTCCATCTCGATGTTACCCTCATGCCTATGCTCAAATCGGCCAACCGCCGTGCCGCTGCTTTTGCCGCGTGCCGCAAACTGCCGTTTGTTCCTGCCGAAATCCGCATGAGCCTGCATGCAGGCCGCCCCGCTAATCTGCTGATTGCGGAAACTGAGTGCAGCATGCACGACTGCGGCAATATCGTTGCCAACAGCTTGGCCTTGAAAAAACAGTTGCCTGTTTTTGAGATTTAACCATCAACACATGATTGAAATGTTGGGCAGGGCAGCATAGCCGGGCAGGCGCAATCGGTATCTTGTTTGCAGGGATGGCGGATTCACACATTCTCAGTAAAGCAGGCTGCAAACATTACAGCCTGTGCGGCAAGGCACGGTCACGCCGAAACCAAAATAAAGCGGATTCACTGATTCAATATAACGCCGCATTGCCGCAACGGCGCGATGTACAGCTTTTTCAGACGGCCTACTAACCATCAAGCGATCAAGAAGCAGTAATGATGGGCATATAGATCCAAACAAAATGCCAACAAGAATGGCAAATGTCGGTTTTAATGGCATCCGGCAAGGCTGATTTCAACGGCAATGTCCACGGCAGCGATTTGCTCCAGTTGCCCAGCCAAACCTGCCTATACTTGCGCCGGCCGCTACAGCCATTACTGCGTTATGCTTTCGGCAGATAAAGTTACCTTTTCATAAAGTTACTTTTTAAAGAGCCGGTTTATGCGGGAAGGCCGGCTACTTTTTCAGCCGGCATCGATAACGAATACATCACCGCCGCCATGCAAGATACCCTGCAACGCAGCCGGCACAACCCGGCGGTCAGTCCCTCCGACTGCATCACCGATGATTTCCGCCAACAATACAATCACCGCGCACTCCAATATCCACTGCGGCTGCCAGGCTTGCGGCCATCAAACAAACAAGCAATGCTGAGTGCTTCATATCGTCATTTTTTACTTACTATAATGAAATACCGATTCCGCTGAAAAACATTATAAAAATAAAAGGATAAAACATGAAAAAACTCCTGATGTTTCTCGCGTTATCCCCGCTGGCGGCACTCGCGCAGAATACGCCCGCGCACGTTCTGCAAAGCTGGCAGGCCGCTTACCAGGAACAACAATTCCAACAGCGGCAGCTCATGGGGCAAATACAGCACAATCTCACACATTGCGGTGATATCCACGGTTATGGCTGTTGGCAAAACACCTCGCACTCGTCCGGCGGACAGGCGAAAGCACAATAAACCGCCGCGCAGGGAATTGTTCCGCAACACTTGCACCCGCAATGGCATCCTGCCGGCAACTTCGGCTTTATTTACATCGGCTTGAATTCTAACGCTTTTGCCGACAGCGGCTCCTCACCCGGCACGGTCGGCTACGACAGCCTCTCCGATGCCGGTGCCGCCGCCAAAAATGCTCAACGCTTGTGCTTTGACAGCGGTGCGCACGCTCACGAGAGCTGCCGACCGCTCTTTGCCTACCGCAACATGTGCGGTGCGGTAGCGGCCGGTAAATTGCGCAACGGACGCGGCAAGCGATTTTATCCCTCGGCGGCCGTTGTGCATACCAAAGAACAAGCCGAGGCGGCAGCGCTTGCCAACTGCCGCGCCGACAGCGCGGTAAACCCGCGAAGCCGTGAAACCAGAGGAAGCGCGGGCGAAAGTTGCGCCAATGCCACCAAAACCCTGCGATAAGGATAAAACCATGAACCTGAAACTGCTCGTTTGTTTTGCGCTGCTGCCCGGCGGCTGTGTTGCCGCTCCCTATCATGGCAGCGGTGCATCCAATACCAGCTCCACACGCGCCGCTCGGCAGCAAAACGCCGTCTCGCCGCCCGCCGCACTCTCTGCAACCGTGATCGAGTGTATCTATCAGCAAGGATGCCGTTCGGTTACGCCCTAAAATGCTAAAAATACACGGTATAAAGCGCTTTTCAATGACATTTTTTGCCATAAAAAGTGCTTTTTAATTTTTATAATAGAAAACAGCATCTTGCAGATATGCGGGCTGCACCCCGCCGGAAGCGGGCATAGGCGTAAAGGCACAGAATAGCCGCGAGAGCCCTTCGCCACACCAACAGCCGCTGTTTCACCAGCGGTAGCCATGGAAAACGGCCGACTTGTGCCCGCGCCACTGGATTTGAAAACCGAACAGCAGCGCTGCAGTTTCGAATCCGCCGAACAATGCAAAGCTCGTGGTAATATGCCCGGCAGCAATGCCTGAGGAGAAGCATGGCTCATTACTTCTGCGTCTTAGTGCAAAAATAATGGTTTTATACACCCTCAAAGCAGCAACAGAGCGGATCTGTATTCCTCTGTTGTCTGCAGCCCGCCGGAAACAGATTTTTCCCCATAAGCCGATCCACTTTCAAAATAATGGCGGCATCGTCCGCACCACCATGCTGATACGAACTACGGCTTGTTTTGGCTCATTTTAAAGCGGGGTAGCGGTTCTACAGCGTATAGGTTCACACTTATCTTAACATGCCTCTTAATTGTATTATGTGGCCGTCTGAAATCTTAAAAGCTTTCAGAAGGCCTGTGCGGAAGACGGTCCTGGGGACAGGGGCTCAAACTGGATTTGAAGCCTTTCAACGTGTCAAACGATGGCGCCAATGCCGAAATGCCCGCACCGGTGGGGATGTTTAAAGCAACCATTGGGCAAACGGCCTGCCGCTTCGGCCGGGGAACCCAAAGCCCGTTACCGCTGAAATCCTGCATACAACCAAGCCCGCGGCCGTCTGAAAACCATCGCGGGCACGGGCGGAAACGCCGCCGTACTTTCGCCGGCCATAACGGCTGACATCGAGAACAGTCCGCCAACCGGCAGCCCATCTCGGGTTTGACTCCAAGCAAAATCTATCAGGCACCGCCATAAACGGCAGACTGCACATTACCGGGCTCGATCCCAAACAAAGTCCCTCCAAGTAAACGCCGCCGTACTTTCGCCGGCCATAACGGCCAAAACAAAGATGCCCTGCCAATCGGCAGCTATTCCAGATTTGACCTCAAACAAAGTCCGTCAGGCACCGCCATAAACGGCAGGCCGCGCATTTCCAACTCAGACAGGAGTCGGGCACGGGGGCACCGTATGCCGGCATCGGCTGCGTATGCGTACCGTTTGAACGCCTTTCCCGGCCGTCTGAAAGCCGGGAAAACCAAACGGAATACGACAAACCCCGTTACGGTTTCACAATATCAACAAATAATGCTGAAAATAAACAACCCCGAATACAAAAGTGCCCGCAAAAGCAGGGCACGGCTTGGTTGCCGGTTGGATACGCAAACGGCGTTGATGATTCAATATATTGTTTGCGTTATGGTTATTCGGTATCCACCCGTTTTTCGATGTCTTTTAATTTGGAAAATTCTTCCAGCAGGCGCGGGCCGTCGTCTAATGCAACGGCAAATGTCCACAAATACGTCATCACCGCATAGATGTGCCCCGCGCTTACGGTGCGGCTGCCCAACTGTATAACCGCTGTGCCGAACACGACCGCCATGGCCACGCCTATCCATAAAAAGCCCAGTGCTTCCCGGTTAGACAGGCGGATACGCAAGCGTGCCGTGTATCGGTAATGCCTTTGCAGCTGCTCGCGGCCGGCGTTTTCAATCAGGCAGACTTCTTTTTCCAGGCGGTTGTTTAGGCGGGCGTAGAGGCTGTCGTTGGTTTGGGCGTAGCGCGGCAGCATCAGGCCGAATACCAGCAATACAGCCGCTGCGGCCGCGCCTGCCCAAAATTCTAAAAACAGCAGCATTATGCCCGCGCCGATCAAAGAGAAGCCGGACATAATCAATGTGGGCAAATGGATTTCAAAAAAATCCACCAATTCGTGCGACAACATCACCCGTGCGCTGATGGCTGAGGTGTCTGCACCTTGCGCACGTTGGCGCATAATCACGGGCACGGTTAAATCGGCATACATTCTGGCAAACACGCGCGTATCCACGCTGCGCCGCAGTGCGCCCAAGCTCCACGCGGCCAACAC
This genomic interval from Neisseria musculi contains the following:
- a CDS encoding flavin prenyltransferase UbiX, giving the protein MTIQPHPLPIQTVTLAFTGASGMPYGIRLLECLLQSGKTVWLLYSQAAQVVAQQESGLSLPSSPSVCQAFLCGKYGVSEQQLRVFGKDEWFAPPASGTNPADAMIICPASMGVVAAVAHGTSDHLIERAADVCLKERRPLVVVPREAPLSALHLENLLTLARLGAVVVPPAPGFYHHPQSVGDLVDFVVARILDQLRIPHTLIPKWGENKI
- a CDS encoding DUF4189 domain-containing protein, which translates into the protein MHPQWHPAGNFGFIYIGLNSNAFADSGSSPGTVGYDSLSDAGAAAKNAQRLCFDSGAHAHESCRPLFAYRNMCGAVAAGKLRNGRGKRFYPSAAVVHTKEQAEAAALANCRADSAVNPRSRETRGSAGESCANATKTLR
- a CDS encoding ABC transporter six-transmembrane domain-containing protein — encoded protein: MAIKATDNWQALKYLARHNQKRLLFTFGLVAAENILYLTYPLFSAFAIDAMVRGEIFKALLYSVFVLAAWSLGALRRSVDTRVFARMYADLTVPVIMRQRAQGADTSAISARVMLSHELVDFFEIHLPTLIMSGFSLIGAGIMLLFLEFWAGAAAAAVLLVFGLMLPRYAQTNDSLYARLNNRLEKEVCLIENAGREQLQRHYRYTARLRIRLSNREALGFLWIGVAMAVVFGTAVIQLGSRTVSAGHIYAVMTYLWTFAVALDDGPRLLEEFSKLKDIEKRVDTE